One genomic segment of Pagrus major chromosome 13, Pma_NU_1.0 includes these proteins:
- the LOC141007759 gene encoding cytokine receptor common subunit gamma-like: protein MPTRLLLLLCLTGHVFAKKPPDVDCLVVHMEYVHCSWNKRGTPEVNYTFYGWFENKNCRECTTYLSENGTITGCNHLYLNRNDRFSTFHTKLQHGNKVFEKRHELKEKVMLYPPTNLTVKMETDANLWFYWNQSYSGCVESEARYRINNKIWNSDPVSTGIQNYCINLPSNSSLYEVQVRSKFGKTCAESNIWSNWSEPVSWGNNNSTVKLPPKDGSMSVWTPVMYVLGALTLILMVMMLLHHERVRFILMPVPVPKPTFNFKEEWLQGSNCLKSESFYPNYNEHVCPVREYSPVSQSSSDSSDCSTSSITTDQTDCSVFIPLDGSDLSTSCSSSTSTVSVSSEEAEKVSV, encoded by the exons ATGCCAACTCGCCTGCTTTTACTTCTCTGTCTGACAGGACATGTGTTTGCCAAGAAACCGCCAG ATGTGGACTGTTTGGTGGTGCATATGGAATATGTCCACTGTTCCTGGAATAAGCGGGGGACTCCAGAGGTCAATTACACCTTCTACGGCTG GTTCGAAAATAAAAACTGCCGTGAGTGCACCACTTATCTGTCAGAGAACGGCACAATCACTGGATGTAACCACCTCTATCTGAACAGAAACGACAGGTTCAGCACATTTCACACCAAACTGCAACATGGCAACAAAGTTTTTGAGAAGCGGCATGAGCTTAAAGAAAAAG TCATGTTATATCCACCAACCAACCTGACTGTTAAGATGGAAACCGACGCCAACCTGTGGTTTTACTGGAACCAGAGTTATTCAGGCTGTGTGGAGAGTGAAGCTCGCTACAGGATCAATAACAAGATCTGGAAT TCAGATCCTGTCAGTACTGGGATTCAGAATTACTGCATCAACTTGCCCTCCAACAGTTCACTTTATGAGGTTCAGGTGCGGAGCAAATTTGGGAAAACCTGTGCAGAATCTAACATCTGGAGTAACTGGAGTGAGCCTGTGTCCTggggaaacaacaacagcacag TCAAATTACCTCCAAAGGATGGTTCAATGTCTGTGTGGACCCCAGTGATGTATGTGTTGGGTGCTCTCACCCTCATCCTAATGGTCATGATGTTGCTGCACCATGAAAG GGTCAGATTCATCCTGATGCCTGTGCCTGTTCCCAAGCCGACCTTCAACTTCAAAGAG GAATGGCTTCAAGGGTCCAACTGCCTGAAGTCTGAGAGTTTTTACCCTAACTACAATGAGCATGTCTGTCCCGTCCGCGAGTACTCTCCTGTCTCCCAGTCCAGCAGCGACAGCTCCgactgctccacctcctccatcacgACCGACCAAACCGACTGCTCCGTCTTCATCCCTTTGGACGGGTCAGACCTGTctacctcctgctcctcttccacctccacAGTGTCTGTCTCATCTGAGGAGGCGGAGAAGGTTTCTGTTTAG
- the snx12 gene encoding sorting nexin-12 isoform X1 has translation MSEVADTRRLNSKPQDLLDAYGPPSNFLEIDVYDPQTIGVGRTRYTTYEVRMRTNLPIFKLKDSCVRRRYSDFEWLKNELERDSKIVVPSLPGKALKRQLPFRSDEGLFDESFIEERRMGLEQFINRIAGHPLAQNERCLHMFLQEESIDRNYIPGKVRH, from the exons ATGTCAGAGGTGGCCGACACTCGCCGGTTGAATTCCAAGCCCCAGGACCTGCTGGATGCTTACGGCCCCCCCAGCAATTTTCTGGAAATAGACGTTTATGATCCACAAACCATTGGAGTTGGACGGACCCGGTACACAACTTACGAAGTTCGCATGCGG ACAAACCTTCCCATTTTCAAACTGAAGGATTCCTGTGTGAGAAGAAGATACAGTGACTTTGAGTGGTTAAAGAATGAGCTGGAAAGAGACAGTAAG ATTGTAGTACCATCTCTGCCGGGCAAAGCCCTGAAGAGACAGTTGCCATTCCGCTCAGATGAGGGCCTTTTTGATGAGTCCTTCATTGAGGAGCGGCGAATGGGCCTGGAGCAGTTCATCAACAG AATTGCAGGTCACCCCTTGGCCCAGAACGAGCGCTGTCTTCACATGTTTCTGCAAGAGGAAAGCATTGACCGTAACTACATTCCTGGAAAAGTACGACACTAG
- the snx12 gene encoding sorting nexin-12 isoform X2, with protein MSEVADTRRLNSKPQDLLDAYGPPSNFLEIDVYDPQTIGVGRTRYTTYEVRMRTNLPIFKLKDSCVRRRYSDFEWLKNELERDSKIVVPSLPGKALKRQLPFRSDEGLFDESFIEERRMGLEQFINRIAGHPLAQNERCLHMFLQEESIDRNYIPGKV; from the exons ATGTCAGAGGTGGCCGACACTCGCCGGTTGAATTCCAAGCCCCAGGACCTGCTGGATGCTTACGGCCCCCCCAGCAATTTTCTGGAAATAGACGTTTATGATCCACAAACCATTGGAGTTGGACGGACCCGGTACACAACTTACGAAGTTCGCATGCGG ACAAACCTTCCCATTTTCAAACTGAAGGATTCCTGTGTGAGAAGAAGATACAGTGACTTTGAGTGGTTAAAGAATGAGCTGGAAAGAGACAGTAAG ATTGTAGTACCATCTCTGCCGGGCAAAGCCCTGAAGAGACAGTTGCCATTCCGCTCAGATGAGGGCCTTTTTGATGAGTCCTTCATTGAGGAGCGGCGAATGGGCCTGGAGCAGTTCATCAACAG AATTGCAGGTCACCCCTTGGCCCAGAACGAGCGCTGTCTTCACATGTTTCTGCAAGAGGAAAGCATTGACCGTAACTACATTCCTGGAAAA gtaTGA